In Oryza sativa Japonica Group chromosome 3, ASM3414082v1, one DNA window encodes the following:
- the LOC4331357 gene encoding DNA (cytosine-5)-methyltransferase DRM2: MVDWASDSDNDKFEWDTDGEAETSSAPALRNIDAPGPSTRLPQDANGKANGSGALVAEFMGMGFPKEMILKAIKEIGDTDTEQLLELLLTYQAIGGDASVGNCSASACAPQTLEVDEEEDDTNWDEYDTAGNCDRTPHSDGSGDEDFFQEMSEKDEKMKSLVNMGFPEDEAKMAIDRCLDAPVAVLVDSIYASQEAGNGYSANLSDYEDTEFSSFGGRKKTRFVDGSKKRKRYGSGPSGNQVPFDGSHEEPMPLPNPMVGFSLPNERLRSVHRNLPDQALGPPFFYYENVALAPKGVWTTISRFLYDIQPEFVDSKYFCAAARKRGYIHNLPIENRSPVLPMPPKTISEAFPNTKRWWPSWDPRRQFNCLQTCMASAKLTERIRCALGRFSDVPTPQVQKYVLDECRKWNLVWVGKNKVAPLEPDEMEFLLGYPRNHTRGVSRTERYRALGNSFQVDTVAYHLSVLRDLFPNGMNVLSLFSGIGGAEVALHRLGIHMKTVISVEKSEVNRTILKSWWDQTQTGTLIEIADVRHLTTERIETFIRRFGGFDLVIGGSPCNNLAGSNRHHRDGLEGEHSALFYDYIRILEHVKATMSAV; this comes from the exons ATGGTG GACTGGGCTTCAGATAGCGACAATGATAAGTTCGAGTGGGACACAGACGGTGAGGCTGAGACCTCATCTGCCCCGGCCCTAAGGAACATAGATGCTCCTGGTCCGTCCACGAGGCTGCCGCAG GATGCAAATGGGAAGGCCAACGGGTCAGGTGCTTTGGTTGCTGAATTTATGGGAATGGGATTCCCAAAAGAAATGATCTTGAAAGCGATTAAGGAGATTG GGGATACAGATACAGAGCAATTGCTTGAGTTACTTCTGACTTATCAG GCAATAGGCGGTGACGCTTCAGTGGGTAACTGCTCTGCTTCGGCCTGTGCCCCCCAGACTCTTGaagtcgacgaggaggaggatgatacTAATTGGGATGAATATGATACTGCTGGCAATTGTGACAGGACTCCTCACTCTGATGGTTCTGGTGACGAG GATTTCTTTCAAGAAATGTCAGAGAAGGATGAAAAAATGAAGTCCTTAGTCAACATGGGTTTTCCTGAAGATGAAGCAAAGATGGCTATCGATAGAT GTCTCGATGCGCCTGTAGCAGTGTTGGTTGATTCAATCTATGCATCACAGGAAGCAGGAAATGGTTACTCTGCAAACTTATCTGACTATGAG GATACAGAGTTCAGTTCCTTTggaggaagaaagaaaacaagATTTGTGGATGGAAGCAAGAAGAGAAAGCGGTATGGAAGTGGGCCATCTGGGAATCAAGTGCCGTTTGATGGCAGCCACGAAGAGCCCATGCCTCTTCCAAATCCAATGGTGGGATTCAGCTTGCCCAATGAGAGGTTAAGGTCAGTCCACAGAAATCTTCCTGACCAAGCTCTTGGGCCACCATTCTTTTACTATGAAAACGTGGCCCTAGCTCCAAAAGGTGTATGGACAACCATCTCAAGGTTTTTATATGACATTCAGCCTGAGTTTGTGGACTCCAAGTACTTTTGTGCTGCTGCCAGGAAGAGGGGTTATATTCATAACCTGCCGATTGAGAACAGGTCACCTGTTCTCCCAATGCCTCCCAAAACAATATCTGAAGCCTTTCCTAATACCAAGAGGTGGTGGCCTTCCTGGGATCCAAGGAGGCAGTTCAACTGCTTGCAAACTTGTATGGCAAGCGCAAAGCTTACAGAGCGAATTCGTTGTGCTTTGGGTAGATTCAGTGATGTACCAACTCCACAAGTTCAGAAGTATGTCTTGGACGAATGTAGGAAATGGAACCTAGTTTGGGTCGGAAAGAATAAGGTCGCTCCTCTAGAGCCTGATGAGATGGAGTTCCTGTTAGGGTACCCTAGAAACCACACTAGGGGAGTTAGCAGGACGGAGAGGTACAGGGCTCTCGGGAATTCATTCCAAGTTGATACAGTAGCATACCATCTCTCTGTGCTGAGGGACCTGTTTCCCAATGGAATGAATGTCTTATCCCTGTTTTCTGGTATTGGAGGAGCAGAGGTAGCTCTCCACAGACTGGGGATACATATGAAAACAGTGATCTCTGTTGAGAAATCAGAAGTGAACAGAACGATTCTGAAGAGCTGGTGGGATCAGACACAAACTGGAACGCTGATTGAAATCGCCGACGTGCGGCATCTTACTACTGAAAGAATTGAAACATTCATCAGAAGGTTTGGCGGTTTTGACCTGGTGATTGGTGGCAGCCCGTGCAACAACCTTGCTGGCAGCAACCGCCATCACCGAGATGGTCTGGAGGGCGAGCACTCCGCGCTCTTCTACGATTACATTAGAATATTAGAACATGTAAAGGCTACCATGTCAGCAGTCTAG
- the LOC9267111 gene encoding uncharacterized LOC9267111 — translation MLMPASAQIPHHTIRPVASYLVLHRRRRHKSDRRFRLQGPTRRVVFCTRSVLGSSNGAPSGGLVKKRKIVEHIILLRAKPNISDAEEKDMLDYLYTSQYQMRGILAVSLGRIEDPNTENFTHAVLMRFQQKDDIAKFHSSPYYYKILDEHVKPVSYGSVSVDFESEVEDDIIPLFRRGEDFNYGVEFMLLISFLESASGDSVEDALASLQRFISQCSSFIVQATLGCCLNHMDSGYSHAAVIRFPSFDDFKIFREGMEYKDMWASTFQPIVEKSLELHFTVDPVGNQLM, via the exons atgttgaTGCCAGCTTCTGCTCAGATCCCTCATCACACAATACGTCCTGTTGCAAGTTACTTAGTTCTGCATCGACGGCGCCGGCACAAGTCTGACCGGC GTTTTAGATTGCAGGGTCCTACGAGGAGGGTGGTCTTTTGCACTCGCAGTGTGCTAGGTTCCAGCAATGGCGCGCCATCTGGTGGCCTTGTCAAGAAAAG AAAGATTGTGGAGCACATCATTCTGCTTAGAGCCAAGCCAAATATCTCGGACGCTGAAGAAAAGGACATGCTAGATTACTTGTATACTTCTCAGTATCAGATGAGAGGGATTCTAGCTGTGTCATTAG GGCGCATAGAGGATCCCAACACAGAGAACTTTACGCATGCTGTTTTGATGCGTTTTCAGCAGAAAGACGACATTGCAAAGTTCCACAGTAGTCCCTACTACTACAAAATTCTCGATGAGCACGTAAAACCCGTTTCATAT GGCTCGGTTTCTGTAGATTTTGAATCTGAAGTTGAAGATGACATTATCCCTCTCTTCCGTCGGGGAGAG GATTTTAACTATGGAGTGGAGTTCATGCTACTGATATCTTTCTTGGAAAGTGCATCTGGAGATTCAGTGGAGGATGCATTAGCTTCTCTTCAGAGGTTCATCAGTCAATGCAGTTCTTTCATTGTTCAGGCAACCTTAG GCTGCTGTCTGAATCATATGGACAGTGGTTACAGTCATGCTGCAGTTATCCGTTTTCCGTCAT TTGATGACTTCAAGATATTCAGGGAGGGGATGGAATACAAGGAT ATGTGGGCATCAACATTTCAACCGATTGTGGAGAAATCTCTTGAGCTACACTTCACAGTTGATCCCGTGGGTAACCAGCTGATGTAG
- the LOC9267111 gene encoding uncharacterized isoform X1, which produces MLMPASAQIPHHTIRPVASYLVLHRRRRHKSDRRFRLQGPTRRVVFCTRSVLGSSNGAPSGGLVKKRCATPYFALLAPTSEDLSIIVHDSLEYIDGQSDLVNYGRKIVEHIILLRAKPNISDAEEKDMLDYLYTSQYQMRGILAVSLGRIEDPNTENFTHAVLMRFQQKDDIAKFHSSPYYYKILDEHVKPVSYGSVSVDFESEVEDDIIPLFRRGEDFNYGVEFMLLISFLESASGDSVEDALASLQRFISQCSSFIVQATLGCCLNHMDSGYSHAAVIRFPSFDDFKIFREGMEYKDMWASTFQPIVEKSLELHFTVDPVGNQLM; this is translated from the exons atgttgaTGCCAGCTTCTGCTCAGATCCCTCATCACACAATACGTCCTGTTGCAAGTTACTTAGTTCTGCATCGACGGCGCCGGCACAAGTCTGACCGGC GTTTTAGATTGCAGGGTCCTACGAGGAGGGTGGTCTTTTGCACTCGCAGTGTGCTAGGTTCCAGCAATGGCGCGCCATCTGGTGGCCTTGTCAAGAAAAGGTGTGCGACTCCGTATTTTGCACTGCTAG cacctACTTCAGAAGACCTTAGTATAATAGTACATGATAGTCTGGAGTATATAGATGGACAGTCTGACTTGGTGAACTATGGCAGAAAGATTGTGGAGCACATCATTCTGCTTAGAGCCAAGCCAAATATCTCGGACGCTGAAGAAAAGGACATGCTAGATTACTTGTATACTTCTCAGTATCAGATGAGAGGGATTCTAGCTGTGTCATTAG GGCGCATAGAGGATCCCAACACAGAGAACTTTACGCATGCTGTTTTGATGCGTTTTCAGCAGAAAGACGACATTGCAAAGTTCCACAGTAGTCCCTACTACTACAAAATTCTCGATGAGCACGTAAAACCCGTTTCATAT GGCTCGGTTTCTGTAGATTTTGAATCTGAAGTTGAAGATGACATTATCCCTCTCTTCCGTCGGGGAGAG GATTTTAACTATGGAGTGGAGTTCATGCTACTGATATCTTTCTTGGAAAGTGCATCTGGAGATTCAGTGGAGGATGCATTAGCTTCTCTTCAGAGGTTCATCAGTCAATGCAGTTCTTTCATTGTTCAGGCAACCTTAG GCTGCTGTCTGAATCATATGGACAGTGGTTACAGTCATGCTGCAGTTATCCGTTTTCCGTCAT TTGATGACTTCAAGATATTCAGGGAGGGGATGGAATACAAGGAT ATGTGGGCATCAACATTTCAACCGATTGTGGAGAAATCTCTTGAGCTACACTTCACAGTTGATCCCGTGGGTAACCAGCTGATGTAG